The following coding sequences lie in one Niabella agricola genomic window:
- a CDS encoding NAD(P)/FAD-dependent oxidoreductase — MISTKVCIIGAGPGGATAALQLNKEGIDCIVVDKAVFPRDKVCGDGLSGKVLTCLKKIDPLVAERLKQAGFKLNSWGVSFIAPNRRVLEVGYRPDFNAEDHHHKEVPIGYVCKRMVFDQFLVEELKRCAHVTLYEGVAVTEYTLEADGYRVSDGKGFVVKADLLIIANGAHSSFTKKVAGIQMEPAHYVAGLRAYYKNVEGMHPENFIELHFLKSLLPGYFWIFPLPNGQANVGVGMLSETIARKKVNLKKELIRIVEQDPVFKERFKNAQLEGPIEGYGLPLGSKKRVLTGERYMLVGDAAFLIDPFTGEGIGNAMGSGRLAALQAVKAIQTSDFSAAGLSGYDKDIERVLGSELRLSTRIQKLVHYPRLFNLLINISARNKKVQELLSCMFYEVDLRKKLTKPSFYIGLLLNK, encoded by the coding sequence ATGATTTCTACAAAAGTTTGCATCATCGGCGCCGGACCCGGAGGCGCTACTGCCGCCCTCCAGCTGAATAAAGAGGGTATCGACTGCATCGTGGTCGACAAAGCGGTTTTCCCCCGGGATAAGGTTTGTGGCGACGGTTTAAGCGGCAAAGTACTTACCTGTTTAAAAAAGATCGACCCCCTTGTGGCGGAACGGCTGAAACAGGCCGGGTTTAAGCTCAACAGCTGGGGCGTGAGTTTTATTGCGCCGAACCGCCGGGTGCTGGAAGTGGGCTACCGGCCCGATTTTAATGCGGAGGACCACCATCACAAGGAAGTACCCATCGGTTATGTATGCAAGCGGATGGTTTTTGACCAGTTTCTGGTAGAGGAACTAAAACGCTGCGCACACGTAACACTTTACGAGGGGGTTGCGGTTACAGAATATACACTGGAAGCAGATGGCTATCGTGTGAGCGATGGTAAGGGGTTTGTGGTAAAGGCAGACCTGCTGATCATTGCCAACGGGGCACATTCGTCCTTTACAAAAAAAGTAGCCGGCATCCAGATGGAACCAGCGCATTATGTAGCAGGTCTGCGGGCGTATTATAAAAACGTAGAAGGCATGCATCCGGAAAACTTTATTGAGCTGCATTTTTTAAAAAGCCTGCTGCCCGGTTATTTTTGGATCTTTCCGCTGCCTAACGGCCAAGCCAATGTTGGGGTAGGCATGCTTAGTGAAACCATCGCCCGCAAAAAAGTCAATCTGAAAAAAGAATTGATCCGTATTGTAGAACAGGACCCGGTGTTTAAAGAGCGGTTTAAGAATGCGCAGCTGGAAGGCCCAATTGAAGGCTATGGCCTGCCTCTGGGTAGCAAAAAAAGAGTGCTTACGGGGGAACGGTACATGCTGGTAGGAGATGCCGCCTTTCTTATCGATCCGTTTACCGGCGAAGGCATTGGTAATGCTATGGGCTCTGGCCGTTTGGCGGCATTACAGGCTGTAAAAGCCATTCAGACCAGTGATTTTTCCGCGGCGGGCCTTTCCGGTTATGATAAGGACATCGAACGCGTATTGGGGTCCGAATTACGACTGAGTACCCGTATTCAAAAGCTGGTGCATTATCCTCGTTTGTTTAACCTGCTTATCAATATCAGTGCCCGTAACAAAAAGGTACAGGAGCTCCTGTCCTGTATGTTTTATGAGGTCGATCTGCGGAAGAAGTTAACAAAGCCTTCGTTTTATATCGGGTTATTGCTCAATAAATAA
- the dnaN gene encoding DNA polymerase III subunit beta: MKFIASSSALLKQLQNISGVINANNVLPILEDFLFDIDKNRLTIVATDLETVMKTEMQVEAKDSGRVCIPAKILIDSLKNIPEQPLTFNIDKNYSVEITSDNGKYKVMGENPDNFPKDPTADDASSFTMTSSALVTAINKTLFATSTDDLRPAMTGVYFELDKKGIQFVATDAHRLVRYKRTDVSSPNVDTFIVPRKPLNLLKSALPDNSDEITINYNTNHFFVIHGTTQMSCRLIDARFPDYKVVIPAENPYRLTVNRTEFLGALRRVSVFSNKSTYQVALNISGSELQLAAQDVDFSFEGNERMKCQYNGEDLVIAFNAKFLIEMLNATDSDEVYMELSTPTKAGLIKPVDQEENEEQLMLVMPLMLNQ; this comes from the coding sequence ATGAAATTTATTGCATCGTCATCGGCTTTACTGAAACAACTTCAAAATATTTCAGGGGTAATTAATGCGAACAATGTATTGCCCATTTTGGAGGATTTCTTGTTTGATATTGATAAAAACCGTCTGACTATTGTAGCCACCGACCTCGAAACAGTAATGAAAACGGAGATGCAGGTAGAGGCAAAAGACAGCGGCCGCGTTTGTATTCCCGCAAAAATCCTGATCGATTCTTTAAAAAACATCCCCGAGCAACCGCTTACTTTTAATATTGACAAGAATTACAGTGTTGAAATTACCAGCGATAACGGAAAGTACAAGGTAATGGGAGAAAACCCGGATAATTTCCCGAAAGATCCTACGGCAGATGATGCGTCCAGCTTTACGATGACATCCTCCGCCCTGGTAACTGCCATCAATAAAACCCTGTTTGCCACCAGCACCGACGATCTGCGTCCGGCAATGACCGGCGTGTACTTCGAACTGGATAAAAAAGGCATCCAGTTTGTGGCCACCGATGCACACCGTTTGGTTCGGTATAAGCGAACCGATGTAAGCTCTCCCAATGTGGATACATTTATCGTTCCGCGTAAGCCGCTGAACCTGTTAAAATCGGCCCTGCCGGATAATAGCGACGAGATCACCATTAATTACAATACCAACCATTTCTTTGTAATCCATGGCACCACTCAAATGAGTTGCCGGCTGATCGATGCCCGGTTCCCGGATTACAAGGTGGTGATTCCTGCAGAAAACCCGTACCGGCTAACTGTAAACAGGACTGAATTCCTGGGAGCCCTGCGCCGGGTAAGTGTATTCAGTAATAAAAGCACCTACCAGGTGGCCCTGAATATCAGTGGCAGTGAACTACAGCTGGCAGCACAGGATGTGGATTTCAGCTTTGAAGGAAATGAGCGCATGAAATGCCAGTATAACGGCGAAGACCTGGTGATTGCCTTCAATGCCAAGTTCCTGATCGAAATGCTCAATGCAACAGATAGTGACGAGGTATACATGGAACTGAGCACGCCTACAAAAGCAGGCCTGATTAAACCTGTGGATCAGGAAGAAAATGAAGAACAATTGATGTTGGTGATGCCGTTGATGCTGAACCAATAA
- a CDS encoding trypsin-like peptidase domain-containing protein has translation MNTQEIINKYQQAIIQIATQTGTGTGFYLKTAGLIITNNHVVNNTPEVTIQGKLFEKQLSRVLYTDPKHDLAFLQPPSGVELPEVNMGNYDLMKDGDNVIAIGHPYNLSYSATQGVISKVDRIREGLKYIQIDAAINPGNSGGPLVDYAGDVIGVNSFIIKGGDNLGFALPASYLKEAIDLYLPYKGQEAVRCSSCDSLVTAGNIDNNKYCPNCGSEVKLLQVPEKEAELMGVAKLIEDILKELGKDVRLARDGTNQWSVKQGSAKINISYNPDNYFIAGDAYLCQMPPEAAKIKPLYQYLLQENNKSHGLVLSCNKNNIVLSRLFYDLDMTRESGIEEFRNLFEQADHYDDYLKNEFGCTARLEE, from the coding sequence ATGAACACGCAGGAAATTATTAATAAATATCAGCAGGCCATTATCCAGATCGCTACACAAACCGGTACCGGAACGGGGTTTTATTTAAAAACGGCAGGTCTTATCATCACCAATAATCACGTGGTTAACAATACCCCCGAAGTAACCATACAGGGAAAGCTTTTTGAAAAACAGCTTTCACGCGTGCTGTATACCGACCCTAAACACGACCTGGCTTTTTTGCAGCCGCCTTCCGGTGTAGAGCTGCCTGAAGTAAATATGGGCAATTATGATCTTATGAAGGATGGTGATAATGTCATTGCTATTGGCCATCCTTATAACCTGAGTTATTCTGCCACACAGGGCGTTATTTCCAAGGTAGATCGTATCCGGGAAGGTCTTAAATACATCCAGATCGATGCAGCGATTAACCCGGGAAACAGCGGGGGGCCGCTGGTAGATTATGCCGGCGATGTGATCGGTGTAAATTCCTTTATCATAAAGGGAGGCGATAACCTGGGGTTTGCACTTCCGGCCAGCTATCTGAAAGAAGCGATTGATCTTTACCTGCCGTACAAAGGTCAGGAAGCCGTTCGCTGCTCCAGCTGCGATTCGCTGGTAACGGCAGGAAACATCGACAACAATAAATACTGCCCCAATTGCGGGTCTGAGGTAAAATTGCTGCAGGTGCCCGAAAAAGAGGCGGAGCTGATGGGCGTGGCCAAACTAATCGAAGACATTTTAAAAGAACTGGGAAAGGATGTGCGGCTGGCCCGTGACGGGACCAATCAATGGAGTGTAAAACAAGGCTCGGCAAAGATCAATATCAGCTATAACCCCGATAATTATTTTATAGCAGGTGATGCCTATCTCTGCCAGATGCCTCCCGAAGCCGCCAAAATAAAACCCCTGTATCAATACCTGCTGCAGGAAAACAATAAATCTCATGGGCTGGTGCTGAGCTGCAATAAGAACAATATTGTACTGAGCCGGCTATTTTATGACCTGGATATGACGCGCGAATCGGGCATTGAAGAATTCCGCAACCTTTTTGAGCAGGCCGATCATTACGATGATTACCTGAAAAACGAATTCGGCTGTACCGCAAGGCTGGAGGAATAG
- a CDS encoding regulatory protein RecX, with translation MKQETSNMRLSPEQALKKLQHYCAYSERCHQDVINKLFELGVWRKEHDAIIAALIEENYLNEERFAKAFAGGHFRHKKWGRNKIKTALQQKQVSPYCIKTGMKEIDEAAYEQTLTELLHQKWNSLKGERNRFIKMKKTATFLMQRGFEPDLFQPLLHTIK, from the coding sequence ATGAAACAGGAAACTTCAAATATGCGGCTTTCGCCCGAACAGGCATTGAAGAAACTGCAACATTACTGTGCCTACAGCGAACGCTGCCACCAGGATGTGATCAATAAATTATTTGAACTGGGTGTGTGGAGAAAAGAACATGACGCGATTATTGCAGCCCTGATTGAGGAAAATTATTTAAACGAGGAACGGTTTGCAAAAGCCTTTGCCGGAGGGCATTTTCGGCATAAAAAATGGGGCCGCAATAAAATAAAAACGGCCTTGCAGCAAAAACAGGTCAGCCCGTACTGCATTAAAACCGGCATGAAGGAGATCGACGAGGCGGCCTACGAACAAACCCTTACCGAACTGCTGCACCAGAAATGGAATAGTCTGAAGGGAGAACGCAACCGTTTTATAAAAATGAAAAAAACGGCCACATTCCTGATGCAACGGGGATTTGAGCCCGACCTGTTTCAACCACTGCTTCATACGATCAAATAG
- a CDS encoding sterol desaturase family protein, protein MHRYSYHEQILLLFSTPFYIVIIGAEILLSNVHFHKKTYTLRDTLTNIYLTLANGLIDTAFKLSYLWVLTQVANHSPFHPIRNAVLYWLLLLVLEDFVYYWLHRLDHTTRFLWAVHVTHHSSQKFNFSVGFRSSVFEPLYRFIFFIPLAWIGFRPLDILFMYSATQIWGTLVHTELVGKLGWLEKILVTPSHHRVHHGSNPKYLDKNMGMFLIVWDKLFGTFQEELPEKEYGPIRYGLTHNLESPNAFTIIFHEWVQVFRDIRQPGITWKQRLGYLFGRPGYSHDGSRKTSRQLEKEEDAARLSSK, encoded by the coding sequence ATGCATCGCTACAGTTACCACGAACAAATACTGCTGTTGTTTTCCACTCCGTTTTATATCGTTATTATCGGGGCGGAGATCCTGTTGTCGAACGTTCATTTCCATAAAAAAACCTACACCTTAAGGGATACCCTTACCAATATTTATCTAACCCTGGCCAACGGGCTTATCGACACAGCCTTTAAGCTGTCTTACCTGTGGGTGCTTACGCAGGTAGCCAATCACAGCCCTTTTCATCCGATCCGCAATGCGGTGCTGTACTGGCTCCTGCTACTGGTGCTCGAAGACTTTGTATATTACTGGCTGCATCGCCTGGATCATACCACCCGTTTTCTTTGGGCCGTGCATGTTACCCATCACAGCTCTCAAAAATTCAATTTCAGTGTAGGATTCCGGTCGTCGGTCTTTGAACCGCTTTATCGTTTTATTTTCTTTATTCCCCTGGCCTGGATCGGTTTTCGCCCTTTGGATATCCTGTTTATGTACTCGGCCACACAAATATGGGGCACCCTGGTGCATACCGAGTTGGTGGGCAAGCTGGGCTGGCTGGAAAAAATCCTCGTTACTCCATCGCACCACCGGGTGCATCATGGCTCCAACCCCAAATACCTGGATAAAAACATGGGCATGTTCCTGATCGTTTGGGATAAGCTATTCGGCACCTTCCAGGAAGAACTTCCGGAAAAAGAATACGGTCCGATCCGTTATGGTCTCACGCACAACCTGGAAAGCCCCAACGCTTTTACCATCATTTTTCATGAATGGGTACAGGTTTTCAGGGATATCCGTCAGCCCGGAATTACCTGGAAACAGCGGTTGGGTTATTTGTTTGGCCGCCCCGGCTATAGCCACGACGGCAGCCGTAAAACCAGCCGCCAGCTGGAAAAGGAAGAAGATGCCGCACGCCTTTCTTCAAAATAA
- a CDS encoding amidohydrolase has product MSLTITLIQTRLHWEDKTANRSMLQQKIENITEKAQIIVLPEMFSTGFSMRPELLAETMDGPTIQWMREIAAAHRVILTGSLIIKEGTGYFNRLIWMLPNGQYGLYDKRHRFAFAGEDQHYTAGNKRLIASVNGWKIHLQVCYDLRFPVWARQNMGPTPSESAEQPEYDLLLNVANWPQRRSLAWKTLLQARAIENQCYVVGVNRVGEDGNGIYYSGDSMVIDPLGEILYHKADEEDIHTITLHKTKLEEVRNKFPFWRDADRFFIS; this is encoded by the coding sequence ATGTCTCTAACAATTACCCTGATACAAACCCGGCTCCATTGGGAGGATAAAACGGCCAACCGATCGATGCTGCAACAGAAGATCGAGAACATTACCGAAAAGGCGCAGATCATTGTGCTTCCGGAAATGTTCTCTACCGGGTTTTCTATGCGGCCGGAACTGCTGGCAGAAACCATGGATGGCCCCACCATACAGTGGATGCGGGAAATAGCAGCCGCCCACCGGGTTATTTTAACCGGCAGCCTGATCATAAAGGAAGGTACCGGTTATTTTAACCGGCTGATCTGGATGTTGCCCAATGGACAGTACGGCCTGTACGACAAGCGGCACCGTTTTGCTTTTGCAGGAGAAGATCAACATTACACCGCGGGCAATAAGCGGTTGATTGCTTCCGTGAACGGCTGGAAGATCCATCTTCAGGTTTGCTACGATCTCCGCTTCCCGGTATGGGCCCGGCAAAACATGGGCCCAACGCCTTCCGAATCTGCAGAACAGCCGGAGTACGACCTGCTCCTGAACGTGGCCAACTGGCCGCAGCGGCGAAGCCTGGCCTGGAAGACCCTGTTGCAGGCAAGGGCCATCGAAAACCAATGCTATGTGGTAGGGGTGAACCGTGTAGGAGAAGACGGTAACGGTATCTATTATAGCGGCGATAGTATGGTGATTGATCCGTTGGGAGAAATTTTGTACCATAAGGCGGATGAAGAAGATATCCACACGATCACGCTTCATAAGACCAAACTGGAAGAGGTCCGCAACAAATTTCCGTTCTGGAGGGATGCCGATCGTTTTTTCATTTCCTAG
- a CDS encoding TlpA family protein disulfide reductase, giving the protein MMKHFFKPLLLPFLILVGTDIGARDSAYINFRFQPQLNPRKFYIKIYDGINEITITPQSKNYWNGSLFAPFGLIEIGYKKSDSTTAIKRCFFKKGPSVLKLIMVADSLAYYAIDERGSANMVSYKSMGGANYDAFIKPHYDTLIRFYQDNKARLGTEPALLEKAFALGDVIFYKNLEFIKQHPNLYLSLWIFQNSIIQSALLPPDSLLVFYQTILPDKYKNSPAAQHTRNLLQNKIAVNSGGTFPDFSAVDVEKKSYSAAGLKNRYVLIQFWASWCKPCIQEVPILKKIHEKYKDAPFTLISFSIDQDSLAFRKAIVQHAMDWPQVFGDDRLYKALLVIPIPQLYLIDKTGKTIYNSTFINDKELNLLKKILAEHLDNRN; this is encoded by the coding sequence ATGATGAAGCATTTTTTCAAACCGTTGTTGCTGCCCTTCCTTATATTGGTTGGCACTGATATTGGTGCCCGGGACTCCGCTTATATAAACTTCAGATTTCAACCCCAGCTCAATCCTCGTAAGTTTTATATTAAAATATACGATGGAATTAATGAAATAACCATTACACCACAATCAAAAAACTACTGGAATGGTTCGCTTTTTGCACCCTTTGGCCTGATCGAAATAGGGTACAAAAAAAGCGATTCCACTACTGCTATAAAGCGATGTTTTTTTAAAAAAGGGCCATCGGTTCTCAAACTTATCATGGTCGCCGACAGCCTGGCATATTATGCCATTGATGAGCGCGGTTCTGCAAATATGGTGTCTTATAAAAGCATGGGAGGAGCCAATTATGATGCGTTTATTAAGCCGCATTACGACACGCTGATTCGGTTTTATCAGGACAATAAAGCCCGTTTAGGAACAGAACCGGCACTTTTGGAGAAAGCTTTTGCACTGGGTGATGTTATTTTTTATAAGAATTTAGAATTTATAAAACAACACCCGAACCTTTATCTGTCACTTTGGATATTTCAAAACAGCATTATTCAATCCGCTCTGCTGCCTCCCGACAGTCTGCTGGTTTTTTACCAGACCATCCTGCCCGACAAGTATAAAAACTCGCCGGCAGCCCAACACACCCGTAACCTGCTGCAAAACAAAATCGCCGTAAATTCTGGCGGAACATTTCCGGATTTTTCGGCAGTTGACGTTGAGAAAAAAAGTTATTCCGCTGCCGGTCTTAAAAACAGGTATGTCTTGATCCAGTTCTGGGCTTCCTGGTGTAAACCCTGTATCCAGGAGGTTCCGATCTTAAAAAAGATACACGAAAAATACAAAGACGCTCCTTTTACGCTGATTTCATTCAGTATTGACCAGGACTCGCTTGCTTTTCGGAAAGCCATTGTACAACACGCTATGGACTGGCCGCAGGTATTTGGAGACGACCGGCTTTATAAAGCGCTTTTGGTGATCCCTATCCCCCAGCTTTATCTGATTGATAAAACGGGGAAGACCATTTATAACAGTACTTTCATAAACGACAAGGAGTTGAACTTGCTGAAAAAGATCCTTGCGGAGCACCTGGATAACAGGAATTAG
- a CDS encoding flavin-containing monooxygenase translates to MQTIGIIGAGISGLTTAKTFRERGYKVVVLEKASAIGGVWDRNRFYINVSTQTTKNEYAYTDFPMPDHYHEWPTGEQMNEYLNNYATHFCISDSICFNVQVLDMTYNEEGWHLKTANTVSGNFQTYTFDFVVICTGTFHEKYLPPFPGMEAFTAAGGQILHSSEVTSNTLLENKDVAVVGFAKSATDIATQAADTAASCTLLYRKAQWKVPRFFGGKINLKYLLFSRFSEAFFRSYRQTAFQKLLHSIGKPLVWMQWRGVELLLKKQFRLKECGMLPAHRIEDQVSCSLGVAPEGFYEKVRTHKIRAICTEIDSFSRDGLLLKNGTIIRPDLVVMGTGFRQRLPFLNGDYQRLICNENGQFMLHRNIISPNLPMLGFVGFNSSLFSTLTSEIAANWLAEYVSGNIELPVQSDLIKERAVIEQWKKKVRPVATEFSGLCIAPFNFQHLDQLMKDMGLKTRGRNRLLQFFKPVNPAAYQRLLANLRNAGQQPRPVNLNRSAATRFSKELF, encoded by the coding sequence ATGCAAACAATAGGAATTATCGGAGCCGGTATCAGTGGCCTTACCACCGCAAAAACCTTCCGGGAACGCGGTTATAAAGTGGTCGTACTGGAAAAAGCCAGCGCCATCGGGGGCGTTTGGGACCGGAACCGGTTTTATATCAATGTTTCAACCCAAACCACAAAAAACGAATATGCCTATACGGATTTCCCGATGCCGGATCATTATCATGAATGGCCCACCGGAGAACAGATGAATGAATACCTCAACAACTATGCAACGCACTTTTGCATCAGCGATTCCATCTGCTTCAACGTACAGGTGCTGGATATGACCTATAATGAGGAAGGCTGGCATCTGAAAACGGCAAATACGGTCTCGGGAAATTTCCAAACCTATACCTTCGACTTTGTAGTTATATGCACGGGCACCTTCCATGAAAAATACCTGCCGCCTTTCCCGGGCATGGAAGCCTTTACCGCGGCCGGCGGGCAGATCCTGCACAGTTCGGAAGTTACCAGCAACACTCTTTTGGAAAACAAAGATGTTGCTGTAGTAGGATTTGCCAAATCAGCCACGGATATTGCCACCCAGGCAGCTGATACCGCCGCCTCCTGTACCCTGCTTTACCGGAAAGCGCAATGGAAAGTGCCCCGTTTTTTTGGGGGAAAGATCAACCTCAAATACCTTTTGTTTTCCCGCTTTTCCGAAGCTTTTTTCCGGTCCTATCGTCAAACGGCATTTCAAAAACTGTTGCATAGCATTGGCAAACCCCTGGTGTGGATGCAATGGCGCGGCGTGGAGCTGCTGTTAAAAAAACAGTTTCGTCTTAAAGAATGCGGTATGCTGCCAGCACACCGGATCGAAGACCAGGTAAGCTGCAGCCTGGGAGTAGCGCCTGAAGGCTTTTATGAAAAAGTACGCACGCATAAGATCAGGGCCATTTGTACGGAAATCGATTCCTTTTCCAGGGATGGACTCCTGCTGAAAAACGGAACCATCATCCGGCCCGACCTGGTGGTAATGGGCACCGGGTTCCGGCAGCGCCTCCCCTTCCTCAACGGCGATTACCAGCGACTGATCTGCAACGAAAACGGACAGTTTATGCTGCACCGGAACATCATCAGCCCAAACCTGCCGATGCTGGGTTTTGTAGGATTTAATTCCAGTCTGTTCTCCACACTTACATCGGAAATTGCGGCCAACTGGCTTGCCGAATATGTAAGCGGGAACATTGAGTTGCCCGTGCAAAGTGATCTTATAAAAGAACGGGCCGTTATAGAACAATGGAAAAAAAAGGTGCGACCGGTGGCCACGGAGTTCAGCGGTCTTTGTATAGCACCGTTCAATTTTCAGCATCTGGATCAGCTTATGAAAGATATGGGCTTAAAAACCAGGGGGCGCAACCGTTTGCTCCAGTTTTTCAAACCGGTTAATCCTGCCGCTTATCAACGACTGTTGGCCAATCTCCGGAATGCCGGCCAGCAACCCCGTCCGGTTAATCTGAACAGATCCGCTGCAACCCGTTTTTCTAAAGAACTTTTCTAA
- a CDS encoding LytR/AlgR family response regulator transcription factor, whose product MKYKAIIVEDEIKNRNFLESLIAEFCPELFVGGMAATVTDAVRLIEQEQPDIVFMDIELQPGTGFDVLKALRQHNFQLIFITAYDHYAIKAIKFSAIDYILKPIDIEELQAATQKAIDAVRRQQENGIGLLMQNLNRMKENNFSISLSTSDGVEYVQLGTIIRLEASGPYTTFFIKGRDKIMVSKNLKEYELLLTDHGFLRVHNSHMINLKEVQKMIKTDGGYAVMSDASMIAISPKKKEEFLLQMSHRLV is encoded by the coding sequence ATGAAGTACAAAGCCATTATCGTAGAAGATGAAATAAAAAACCGGAATTTTCTGGAAAGCCTGATTGCAGAATTTTGTCCTGAACTTTTTGTCGGCGGCATGGCGGCAACGGTAACCGATGCGGTCCGGCTGATAGAGCAGGAACAACCGGACATTGTGTTTATGGACATTGAACTGCAGCCCGGAACGGGGTTTGATGTTTTGAAAGCGCTCCGGCAACATAATTTTCAGCTCATTTTTATAACGGCCTACGATCATTATGCCATAAAGGCCATAAAGTTCAGCGCGATTGATTATATCCTGAAACCGATCGACATTGAAGAGTTGCAGGCCGCTACGCAGAAGGCTATTGACGCCGTCCGGCGGCAGCAGGAAAACGGCATTGGGTTACTGATGCAGAATCTTAACCGGATGAAAGAGAACAATTTTTCCATCAGTCTTTCTACCTCCGACGGCGTAGAATATGTGCAGTTGGGAACGATCATCCGCCTCGAGGCCAGCGGTCCTTATACCACCTTCTTTATTAAAGGCCGCGATAAAATTATGGTGAGTAAAAACCTCAAAGAATACGAGTTGCTCTTAACGGATCATGGCTTTTTACGGGTGCACAATTCGCATATGATCAATTTAAAGGAGGTGCAGAAAATGATTAAGACAGACGGCGGCTATGCCGTTATGAGCGATGCCTCCATGATTGCCATTTCTCCCAAGAAAAAGGAAGAATTCCTGCTGCAAATGTCGCACCGGCTGGTATAA